Proteins encoded within one genomic window of Citrobacter amalonaticus Y19:
- the alr gene encoding alanine racemase: MQFRLHHLVLIPLLTLAACNQSATTAPSSSLPVAARHQTAVVNNARLEISASALEYNTQKIQKLLGNKSSLCAILKGDAYGHDLSLVTPIMLKNNVQCIGVASNQELQTVRELGFKGRLMRVRNATEQEMRQATEYDVEELIGNLDMAKRLDNIAAQQGKTLRFHLALNSGGMSRNGLEVSNAAGVNEVKAISELPHLKIVGIMSHYPEEDANAVRKDLARFKVQSQQVLDITGIKRSDVTLHVANTFATLTVPESWLDMVRVGGVFYGDTIASTDYLRVMTFKSSIAALNHYPKGNTVGYDRTYTLKRDSVLANIPVGYADGYRRVFSNAGHVLIAGQRVPVVGKTSMNTVMVDVTDLKNVTPGDEVVFFGKQGSAEITATEVEDISGALFTEMSILWGATNKRVLVD; encoded by the coding sequence ATGCAGTTTCGTTTACACCATTTAGTCCTCATCCCACTTTTAACTCTCGCTGCCTGTAATCAGTCAGCCACCACAGCGCCTTCAAGCTCACTCCCCGTCGCGGCCAGGCACCAAACGGCAGTAGTGAATAATGCCAGACTTGAGATTTCGGCCAGTGCACTGGAATACAACACGCAAAAAATTCAAAAACTTCTGGGCAATAAATCCTCCCTTTGCGCCATTTTGAAAGGAGATGCCTATGGGCACGATCTCTCCCTCGTCACACCGATCATGTTGAAAAACAATGTTCAGTGTATTGGTGTTGCCAGTAATCAGGAGTTGCAAACCGTACGCGAACTGGGTTTCAAAGGTCGCCTGATGCGCGTAAGAAACGCCACGGAGCAAGAGATGCGGCAGGCGACGGAATATGATGTTGAAGAGCTGATCGGCAATCTGGATATGGCCAAACGTCTGGACAACATCGCCGCTCAACAAGGGAAAACGTTGCGTTTCCATTTAGCGCTCAACTCGGGTGGCATGTCACGTAACGGCCTGGAGGTCAGTAATGCTGCCGGGGTGAACGAGGTGAAGGCTATCTCTGAATTACCCCATCTGAAAATCGTTGGCATCATGTCGCACTACCCTGAAGAAGATGCGAACGCAGTGCGCAAGGATTTGGCTCGTTTCAAGGTGCAGTCCCAGCAGGTTCTTGATATCACTGGGATCAAACGCAGTGACGTCACACTACACGTCGCCAATACTTTCGCGACCCTGACCGTGCCAGAATCCTGGCTCGATATGGTACGAGTCGGCGGTGTATTTTATGGCGATACCATCGCCAGCACGGACTACTTGCGCGTCATGACATTCAAGTCATCCATTGCAGCGCTCAACCATTATCCGAAAGGAAATACCGTAGGTTACGATCGCACTTATACGCTGAAACGTGATTCAGTGCTGGCGAATATCCCGGTAGGTTATGCCGACGGTTATCGCCGCGTATTTAGCAATGCAGGTCACGTCCTTATTGCGGGGCAGCGCGTCCCGGTCGTCGGTAAAACCTCGATGAATACCGTGATGGTCGATGTAACGGACCTGAAAAACGTCACCCCTGGCGATGAGGTGGTGTTCTTTGGTAAGCAAGGTAGTGCCGAAATTACCGCCACGGAGGTCGAGGACATTAGCGGTGCCCTGTTTACGGAAATGTCGATTCTCTGGGGCGCGACGAATAAGCGCGTTTTGGTGGATTAA
- a CDS encoding helix-turn-helix domain-containing protein, giving the protein MKPKYSLEFRHSVVKFYLAGNGARRTGSKFGVNRDTVSQWVPVRYFTVMFSTIDDAKI; this is encoded by the coding sequence ATGAAGCCAAAGTATTCACTTGAGTTTCGTCATTCGGTCGTCAAGTTTTATCTTGCTGGAAATGGAGCCCGAAGGACCGGCAGTAAGTTTGGTGTTAACCGCGATACAGTTAGCCAGTGGGTTCCCGTACGTTATTTCACTGTCATGTTCAGCACCATTGATGACGCTAAGATTTAA
- a CDS encoding hypothetical protein (Involved in glycogen synthesis. May be involved in glycogen priming): MKRQDLHTLSNFDFLARSFAHRHALGVPVNISAITGNMNAEQKSWFEERYRYYCIQEERTKVHEQHNKTTGQYESACPQKK, translated from the coding sequence ATGAAGAGGCAAGACCTACACACACTGAGCAACTTTGATTTTCTGGCCCGCAGTTTTGCTCACAGGCACGCCCTTGGAGTCCCTGTAAATATCAGTGCGATTACCGGCAATATGAATGCAGAGCAAAAATCGTGGTTTGAGGAACGTTACAGATATTACTGTATTCAGGAGGAGCGCACGAAAGTGCATGAACAGCACAATAAAACCACTGGACAGTATGAGTCAGCATGTCCTCAAAAAAAGTAA
- a CDS encoding DUF2913 family protein: MKKTHETLPPEQTVTALAHFAWCALVALRTAQQDGQALSPLSAHAFLLRWLATAQKQKRFPRAIASNIEELLTLGRSKGPVASLLHRLEYLWASCTGQVPAQSDLYRLAYAIEQLKSQGWVNAVVSDEEWGCEGLAEEYSGTDALLTRKSALTCGFSGEGKLIAPVEFLVAGDLSACVAVFLSHALPAVMRKPDRIALQP, translated from the coding sequence ATGAAAAAAACTCACGAAACTTTACCTCCGGAACAAACCGTTACAGCACTTGCGCATTTTGCCTGGTGCGCCCTTGTCGCATTACGCACTGCACAGCAGGATGGTCAGGCATTGTCCCCACTCAGTGCTCATGCCTTTTTGCTTCGCTGGCTCGCGACGGCACAAAAGCAAAAACGGTTCCCGCGTGCGATTGCATCCAATATTGAGGAATTGCTGACACTGGGTCGAAGCAAAGGCCCTGTCGCCAGCTTACTTCATCGACTGGAATATCTGTGGGCATCCTGCACGGGGCAGGTACCCGCCCAGTCGGATTTGTACCGGCTGGCTTACGCTATTGAACAGCTTAAATCGCAGGGCTGGGTTAATGCTGTGGTCAGTGACGAGGAATGGGGCTGTGAAGGTCTGGCCGAAGAATACAGCGGAACTGATGCGCTGCTTACCAGAAAGTCGGCACTGACCTGTGGATTTTCGGGGGAGGGCAAACTGATTGCACCGGTTGAATTTCTTGTGGCGGGTGACTTGTCAGCCTGTGTGGCTGTTTTCCTGTCCCATGCACTCCCTGCCGTCATGCGTAAGCCTGACCGGATAGCATTACAGCCCTGA